One stretch of Pseudomonas fluorescens Q2-87 DNA includes these proteins:
- a CDS encoding delta-60 repeat domain-containing protein, translating to MPDQFAFALPRAAAHAGQLDPGFADKGKAWVCFAEHSSSLTTGLTVDRSGRILLAARVETVDGSRFGLARLNLDGSIDPDFGTCGCVIGSFENDSEATAAKVIELPDGHILLSGLHYENSDHTFPALALFDSRGRLVPHFGHGGRQVVRLCGNLSRGLRDCWLPPGIPGLEACDIRVQDDGRILLLANHHYQFCDHVGVLIRLLPDGTLDDSFNGRGFVMVRRLLKNTWLGCLALQADGNIVVGGSIDLPQQGLLARYDPWGKLDEGFGEDGFVSIQAQGHSAMINQIVQHRNGDLQAFGSSRDPMHALSLKVRPDGKPDRHDNEGQCHLLKIGHSCSQWTAALAQPDGKLLSAGATIGGIEADFVLARHLPDASLDVKFGQGAGWVRTRLGYSLDTATALAVQADGKILVGGYSLHGHYRAVVTRYWA from the coding sequence ATGCCCGATCAATTCGCGTTTGCGCTCCCACGGGCTGCGGCCCACGCTGGGCAACTCGACCCGGGGTTTGCCGATAAGGGCAAGGCCTGGGTATGTTTCGCCGAGCATTCCTCGAGCCTGACCACCGGGCTGACCGTCGACCGCAGCGGACGAATCCTGCTCGCCGCCCGGGTCGAGACGGTCGACGGCAGCCGATTCGGGCTTGCGCGGCTCAACCTGGACGGTTCGATCGATCCGGACTTCGGAACGTGCGGTTGCGTGATCGGCTCGTTCGAAAACGATTCCGAAGCAACGGCAGCCAAGGTCATTGAATTGCCCGATGGGCATATCCTGCTGTCCGGGCTCCACTATGAGAACAGCGACCACACCTTCCCCGCCCTGGCACTGTTCGATTCTCGGGGCCGTCTCGTCCCGCATTTCGGTCATGGCGGCCGACAGGTCGTCCGACTCTGCGGCAACCTTTCCCGAGGCCTGCGCGATTGCTGGCTACCGCCTGGCATACCCGGCCTTGAAGCCTGCGACATACGCGTACAAGACGATGGCCGAATTCTCTTGCTCGCCAACCATCACTACCAATTTTGCGACCATGTCGGCGTTCTGATCCGGCTCTTGCCCGACGGAACACTGGATGACTCGTTCAACGGTCGCGGGTTCGTGATGGTCCGGCGCCTGCTGAAAAATACCTGGCTGGGCTGCCTGGCGCTCCAGGCCGACGGCAACATTGTCGTAGGTGGCTCCATTGACTTGCCCCAGCAAGGCTTGCTGGCCCGCTATGACCCCTGGGGCAAACTCGATGAGGGCTTCGGTGAGGACGGGTTCGTGTCAATCCAGGCCCAGGGCCACAGCGCCATGATCAACCAGATCGTTCAGCACAGGAACGGTGATTTGCAGGCGTTCGGCAGCAGCCGCGACCCGATGCACGCCCTGTCCCTGAAAGTCCGCCCGGACGGCAAACCCGACCGTCATGACAACGAGGGCCAGTGCCACCTGCTGAAAATCGGCCACTCCTGCAGCCAGTGGACCGCGGCCCTCGCCCAACCGGACGGTAAGCTCCTGAGCGCCGGGGCCACCATCGGCGGCATCGAGGCCGATTTCGTACTTGCCCGGCATCTGCCGGACGCCAGCCTCGACGTGAAATTCGGCCAGGGTGCCGGCTGGGTCCGTACTCGGCTCGGCTACAGCCTGGACACCGCGACCGCCTTGGCCGTGCAGGCCGACGGAAAAATCCTGGTGGGGGGTTACTCGCTTCATGGCCATTACCGTGCAGTGGTCACGCGATACTGGGCCTGA
- a CDS encoding DUF6026 family protein — protein MGPVVTARPPQTLYVTIRRDELRLLKEERDLLLDEVMQLRMQLQHAQLPHQGQAVAR, from the coding sequence ATGGGCCCTGTCGTTACCGCACGTCCTCCCCAAACCCTTTATGTGACCATTCGTCGCGACGAATTGCGCCTTCTCAAGGAAGAACGTGATCTGCTGCTCGATGAAGTGATGCAGTTGCGCATGCAATTGCAACACGCACAACTCCCCCACCAAGGCCAGGCTGTGGCGCGGTAA
- a CDS encoding sigma-54 dependent transcriptional regulator, with product MIEASTSRRLLVVDPCDDCYRLLPGLRTVGWDVDSCSLEHANDRSCDVGLLRLQPFHLERPEAVKELISRSGTEWIAVLSQEVLRLQNVGDFVCEWFFDFHTLPFDVSRVQVTLGRAFGMARLRGQGSIHIDQPEHELLGDSKPIRELRKLLSKLAPAESPVLIRGESGTGKELVARTLHYQSHRRNKPFIAINCGAIPEHLIQSELFGHEKGAFTGAHQRKVGRIEAANGGTLFLDEIGDLPLELQANLLRFLQEKHIERVGSSQPIAVDVRILAATHVDLEAAIENKRFREDLYYRLNVLQVVMAPLRERHGDLAMLASHFSHFYSQETGRRPRSFSEDALVAMGMHDWPGNVRELANRVRRGLVLAEGRQIEARDLGLASHQGVVAPMGTLEDYKTRAERQALSDVLNRHSDNLSVAARVLGVSRPTFYRLLHKHQIR from the coding sequence ATGATCGAAGCCAGTACGTCACGTCGTCTGCTCGTGGTAGATCCTTGCGACGATTGTTATCGCCTATTGCCGGGTCTGCGCACTGTCGGTTGGGATGTGGACAGTTGCTCCCTTGAACATGCCAACGACCGCTCCTGCGACGTCGGCCTCCTGCGGTTACAGCCCTTTCATCTGGAGCGCCCGGAGGCCGTCAAAGAGTTGATCAGCCGCAGCGGAACCGAATGGATCGCCGTGCTCAGCCAGGAGGTGCTTCGCCTGCAAAACGTAGGCGATTTCGTCTGTGAATGGTTTTTTGACTTTCACACGCTGCCTTTTGACGTGTCTCGGGTCCAGGTGACGCTGGGCCGGGCGTTCGGCATGGCGCGCCTGAGGGGGCAAGGCTCGATTCATATCGACCAGCCCGAACATGAATTGCTGGGCGACAGCAAGCCGATCCGCGAGCTGCGCAAACTGTTGAGCAAGCTAGCGCCTGCGGAATCGCCGGTATTGATTCGCGGCGAGAGCGGCACCGGCAAGGAACTGGTGGCGCGTACGCTGCATTACCAGTCGCACCGGCGCAACAAGCCGTTCATTGCGATCAACTGTGGCGCCATCCCGGAGCATCTGATCCAGTCCGAATTATTCGGCCATGAGAAGGGCGCCTTCACCGGGGCTCACCAGCGCAAGGTTGGGCGGATCGAGGCGGCCAACGGCGGCACCCTGTTCCTGGACGAAATAGGTGACCTGCCGTTGGAGTTGCAAGCCAACCTGCTGCGCTTCTTACAAGAAAAACACATCGAGCGGGTCGGAAGCAGCCAGCCGATTGCGGTCGATGTGCGAATACTGGCGGCCACCCACGTCGACCTGGAAGCAGCCATCGAGAACAAGCGTTTTCGGGAAGACTTGTACTACCGCTTGAACGTGCTGCAGGTGGTCATGGCCCCTTTGCGTGAGCGCCACGGCGACCTGGCGATGCTTGCCAGCCACTTCTCCCACTTCTATAGCCAGGAGACCGGTCGTCGGCCCCGCAGTTTCAGCGAGGATGCGCTGGTGGCGATGGGGATGCACGATTGGCCGGGCAATGTGCGGGAACTGGCCAACCGTGTCCGTCGCGGGTTGGTGTTGGCTGAAGGGCGACAGATCGAAGCCCGGGACCTTGGCCTGGCCAGCCACCAGGGCGTTGTCGCACCGATGGGTACCCTCGAAGACTACAAGACCCGTGCCGAGCGCCAGGCATTGAGCGATGTGCTCAACCGCCACAGCGACAACCTGAGCGTGGCGGCCAGGGTGCTGGGCGTGTCCCGGCCGACGTTCTATCGGCTGTTGCATAAACATCAGATTCGCTAG
- the gnd gene encoding phosphogluconate dehydrogenase (NAD(+)-dependent, decarboxylating) translates to MCSREHQHMQLGIIGLGRMGGNIARRLMLNGHTTVVYDRNAAFVENLSQEGATGVADLPALVAGLEKPRAVWVMLPAGAPTEDTINVLSDLLEPGDVIIDGGNTYYKDDIRRAQALSEKGLSYIDVGTSGGVWGLERGYCMMIGGDTDVVKRLDPLFDSLAPGMGDIPRTRDRKSDDDRAERGYIHAGPAGSGHFVKMIHNGIEYGMMQAFAEGFDILKTKSSESLPPEQRFDLNVADIAEVWRRGSVVSSWLLDLTADALASDPKLDGFSGEVADSGEGRWTIEAAIEQAVPVPVLSSSLFARFRSRQQSTYGDKMLSAMRFGFGGHVETPKK, encoded by the coding sequence ATTTGTAGTAGGGAGCATCAGCACATGCAACTCGGGATCATCGGACTGGGCCGCATGGGCGGCAATATTGCGCGGCGCCTGATGCTCAATGGGCACACCACCGTCGTCTATGACCGCAATGCCGCTTTCGTCGAAAACCTGAGCCAGGAGGGCGCGACAGGCGTCGCGGACCTGCCGGCGCTGGTCGCCGGCCTGGAGAAACCGCGGGCGGTCTGGGTGATGCTGCCGGCCGGCGCACCCACCGAAGACACCATCAATGTCCTCAGCGATCTGCTTGAGCCGGGGGATGTGATCATTGATGGCGGTAATACGTATTACAAGGACGACATCCGACGCGCCCAGGCCCTGTCGGAAAAAGGCCTGAGCTACATCGACGTTGGCACTTCCGGCGGCGTTTGGGGCCTGGAGCGTGGCTATTGCATGATGATCGGTGGCGACACCGACGTGGTGAAACGCCTGGATCCGCTGTTCGACAGCCTGGCGCCGGGCATGGGCGACATTCCGCGCACCCGCGACCGCAAATCGGACGATGACCGTGCCGAACGTGGTTATATTCACGCCGGGCCGGCAGGCTCCGGGCATTTCGTGAAGATGATCCATAACGGTATCGAATACGGGATGATGCAGGCCTTTGCCGAGGGTTTTGACATCCTCAAGACCAAATCCAGCGAAAGCCTGCCGCCGGAACAGCGTTTCGACCTGAACGTGGCCGACATCGCCGAAGTCTGGCGCCGTGGCAGCGTGGTTTCATCCTGGTTGCTGGACTTGACCGCCGACGCACTGGCCAGCGATCCGAAACTGGACGGCTTTTCCGGCGAAGTCGCCGACAGCGGTGAAGGGCGCTGGACCATCGAGGCCGCCATCGAACAAGCGGTGCCGGTCCCGGTACTTTCCAGCTCGCTCTTCGCCCGTTTCCGTTCCCGCCAGCAAAGCACCTACGGCGACAAAATGCTCTCGGCGATGCGCTTTGGCTTCGGCGGCCATGTGGAGACGCCGAAAAAATGA
- a CDS encoding transporter — MYRSVSLRAVMCLTTLFPAAVLQAAPDADIEALKQELLELKQRYEVQQKALAVLEQRVRQVEDQPASPPPKRLAKSPADMKGSQTVAGAGAATTGGSGYGQSLADDSQPAQSVSNLYDEASGFFGGGKFSFETGVTYSRYDTRQLILNGFLALDSIFLGNINLDRIKADTWTLDLTGRYNFDNRWQFDLNVPVVYRESTYQSGGANNGAAGVTSEEIVTRDPTIGDVNFGIAYKFMDESVNTPDAVVTLRVKAPTGKDPFGIKLRQSQANTNLFVPEDLPTGNGVWSITPGLSLVKTFDPAVLFGTLSYTHNLEESFDDISSTVNQKTPGKVRIGDSFQIGGGIAFALNEKMSMSFSVSDLIQKKSKLKQDGGDWESVVSSDANAGYFNIGMTVAATDNLTIVPNLSIGLTDDAPDFTFSLKFPYYF, encoded by the coding sequence ATGTATCGATCCGTATCGTTGCGCGCTGTGATGTGTCTAACCACGTTGTTCCCGGCGGCCGTGCTGCAAGCAGCACCGGACGCCGACATCGAGGCCCTGAAACAGGAACTCCTCGAGCTCAAGCAACGATACGAGGTCCAGCAGAAAGCCCTGGCGGTGCTCGAACAGCGAGTTCGCCAGGTCGAGGACCAGCCCGCCAGCCCGCCTCCCAAGCGCCTGGCCAAATCCCCGGCGGACATGAAAGGCAGCCAGACCGTGGCGGGTGCTGGCGCGGCAACGACCGGCGGCAGCGGCTATGGGCAGTCCCTGGCCGATGACTCGCAACCGGCCCAGAGCGTTTCCAACCTCTATGACGAGGCCAGCGGTTTCTTCGGCGGTGGCAAGTTCAGCTTCGAGACCGGCGTGACCTACTCACGCTACGACACGCGACAACTGATTCTCAACGGCTTCCTGGCCCTGGATTCGATTTTCCTGGGCAATATCAATCTTGACCGGATCAAGGCCGATACCTGGACCCTGGACCTCACCGGGCGCTATAACTTCGACAATCGCTGGCAGTTCGACCTCAACGTGCCGGTGGTCTACCGCGAGTCCACGTATCAGTCCGGTGGTGCCAATAACGGCGCTGCTGGCGTGACCAGTGAAGAAATCGTCACCCGCGACCCCACCATCGGCGACGTCAACTTCGGCATCGCCTACAAGTTCATGGACGAATCGGTCAACACCCCGGACGCAGTGGTCACCCTGCGTGTCAAGGCGCCAACCGGCAAGGACCCGTTCGGCATCAAGCTGCGCCAATCCCAGGCCAACACCAACCTGTTCGTGCCTGAGGACCTGCCCACCGGCAACGGCGTCTGGTCGATCACGCCCGGGCTCTCACTGGTCAAGACCTTCGATCCGGCCGTGTTGTTCGGCACCCTTTCCTATACCCATAACCTGGAAGAATCGTTCGACGACATCAGTTCGACGGTCAACCAAAAAACCCCGGGCAAGGTGCGGATCGGCGACAGCTTCCAGATCGGCGGCGGGATTGCTTTCGCCTTGAACGAGAAGATGAGCATGTCGTTCTCGGTTTCCGACCTGATCCAAAAAAAGAGCAAGCTCAAACAGGACGGTGGGGATTGGGAATCGGTGGTTTCCAGCGACGCCAACGCCGGTTACTTCAACATCGGCATGACCGTCGCCGCCACCGACAACCTGACCATCGTGCCCAACCTGTCCATCGGCTTGACTGATGATGCGCCGGATTTCACCTTTAGCCTGAAGTTTCCGTATTACTTCTGA
- the zwf gene encoding glucose-6-phosphate dehydrogenase — MTSIASKSKAEPAPPTTLFLFGAHGDLVKRLLMPALYHLSRDGLLGDGLQIIGVDHNAISDVDFARKLEDFIRNEAASKGGDADRALDPVLWAKLARGISYVQGDFLDDSTYQALAAKIAASGTGNAVFYLATAPRFFSEVVSRLGAAGLLQEQEDAFRRVVIEKPFGSDLHTAEALNTCLLKVMSEKQIYRIDHYLGKETVQNILVSRFSNSLFEAFWNNHYIDHVQITAAETVGVETRGSFYEHTGALRDMVPNHLFQLLAMVAMEPPAAFGADAVRGEKAKVVGAIRPWSVEQARANSIRGQYTAGEVAGKPVSGYREEANVAADSSTETYVALKVMIDNWRWVGVPFYLRTGKRMSVRDTEIVICFKPAPYAQFRDTEVNELQPTYLRIQIQPNEGMWFDLLAKRPGPALDMANIELGFAYKDFFEMQPSTGYETLIYDCLTGDQTLFQRADNIENGWRAVQPFLDAWQQDATVQPYSAGEDGPSSANDLLTRDGRVWHGLG, encoded by the coding sequence ATGACCTCGATCGCCAGCAAATCCAAGGCAGAACCCGCGCCGCCGACCACGTTGTTCCTGTTCGGCGCCCATGGCGATCTGGTCAAGCGCCTGCTGATGCCGGCGCTCTACCACCTCAGTCGTGACGGTCTGTTGGGCGATGGGCTGCAGATCATCGGTGTCGACCACAACGCCATCAGCGACGTGGACTTTGCCAGGAAACTCGAGGACTTCATCCGCAACGAAGCGGCGAGCAAGGGCGGCGATGCCGACCGCGCGCTCGATCCGGTGCTGTGGGCCAAATTGGCCCGGGGCATCAGCTACGTCCAGGGTGACTTTCTCGATGACAGCACCTACCAGGCGCTGGCGGCTAAAATCGCCGCCAGCGGCACCGGCAACGCGGTGTTCTACCTGGCCACCGCGCCGCGCTTTTTCAGTGAAGTGGTCAGCCGCCTCGGCGCGGCCGGGCTGCTTCAAGAGCAGGAGGATGCTTTCCGGCGGGTAGTGATCGAGAAGCCGTTCGGCTCCGACCTGCACACTGCCGAAGCATTGAATACCTGCTTGCTCAAAGTAATGAGCGAAAAACAGATCTATCGGATCGACCATTACCTGGGCAAGGAGACGGTGCAGAACATTCTCGTCAGCCGTTTCTCCAACAGCCTGTTCGAGGCGTTCTGGAACAATCACTACATCGACCACGTACAAATCACCGCCGCCGAAACCGTCGGTGTGGAGACCCGTGGCAGTTTTTATGAGCACACCGGCGCCCTGCGGGACATGGTGCCCAACCATCTCTTCCAATTGTTGGCGATGGTGGCCATGGAGCCGCCGGCCGCATTTGGCGCAGACGCGGTACGCGGGGAAAAAGCCAAGGTGGTGGGGGCGATTCGGCCCTGGTCGGTGGAACAGGCTCGTGCCAATTCGATACGCGGCCAGTACACCGCCGGCGAAGTCGCGGGTAAACCGGTCAGCGGCTATCGCGAGGAAGCCAACGTGGCCGCCGACAGCAGCACCGAAACCTACGTGGCCCTGAAGGTCATGATCGACAACTGGCGTTGGGTGGGCGTGCCGTTCTACCTGCGCACCGGCAAACGCATGAGCGTGCGGGATACGGAAATCGTCATCTGCTTCAAGCCGGCACCTTACGCGCAGTTTCGCGACACCGAAGTCAACGAATTGCAACCGACCTACTTGAGAATCCAGATTCAGCCCAATGAAGGCATGTGGTTCGACTTACTGGCCAAGCGGCCGGGGCCGGCCCTGGACATGGCCAATATCGAATTGGGTTTTGCCTACAAGGACTTCTTCGAAATGCAGCCGTCCACCGGTTACGAAACCCTTATCTACGATTGCCTGACCGGTGATCAGACGCTGTTCCAGCGCGCCGACAACATTGAAAACGGCTGGCGTGCGGTGCAGCCGTTCCTCGATGCCTGGCAGCAGGACGCCACGGTCCAGCCGTATAGCGCCGGAGAAGACGGCCCGTCGAGCGCCAATGATTTGCTGACACGCGACGGTCGCGTCTGGCATGGCCTGGGATGA
- the nhaB gene encoding sodium/proton antiporter NhaB, with the protein MPGSMAQAFAHNFLGHSPRWYKACIISFLILNAVVLWAVGPVAAGWLLVVEFIFTLAMALKCYPLMPGGLLLIEALVLGMTTPKALYDELLHNFPVILLLMFMVAGIYFMKDLLLFLFSRLLLGVRSKALLALMFCFLSAFLSAFLDALTVTAVIISAAVGFYAVYHRVASGNDPRLDSSVDEDHELPSLHHADLDQFRAFLRSLLMHGAVGTALGGVCTLVGEPQNLLIGHEMGWHFADFFLKVAPVSLPVLVAGLATCVILEKLRWFGYGTLLPDNVRAVLADYAEQDNRERTSRQRAALIVQGIAALILIVGLALHIAEVGLIGLMVIVLITAFTGITDEHRLGTAFKDAMPFTALLVVFFAVVAVIHDQQLFTPLIQWVLALPADQQPGMLFIANGLLSAISDNVFVATIYITEVKQAFVSGHMSREQFETLAVAINTGTNLPSVATPNGQAAFLFLLTSAIAPLIRLSYGRMVWMAVPYTVVMGGLGWYAVTYWL; encoded by the coding sequence ATGCCCGGTTCAATGGCTCAAGCGTTCGCGCACAACTTTCTGGGGCATTCCCCGCGCTGGTACAAGGCGTGCATCATCAGTTTCCTAATTCTCAATGCCGTGGTGCTATGGGCTGTGGGGCCCGTCGCTGCCGGCTGGCTATTGGTCGTGGAGTTTATTTTCACCCTGGCCATGGCCCTCAAGTGCTACCCCTTGATGCCCGGCGGGCTGCTGCTGATCGAGGCCCTGGTGTTGGGCATGACCACGCCCAAGGCGCTGTACGACGAACTGCTGCACAACTTCCCGGTCATCCTGCTGCTGATGTTCATGGTGGCAGGGATCTACTTCATGAAGGACCTGCTGCTGTTCCTGTTCTCGCGTCTGCTGTTGGGCGTGCGCTCCAAGGCATTGCTGGCCTTGATGTTCTGCTTCCTGTCGGCGTTCCTGTCGGCGTTCCTCGATGCCCTGACCGTCACAGCGGTGATTATCAGCGCTGCGGTGGGATTTTATGCGGTGTATCACCGCGTAGCGTCGGGCAACGACCCACGTCTGGACAGCAGCGTCGATGAAGATCATGAATTACCATCGTTGCACCATGCCGACCTGGATCAGTTCCGGGCATTCCTGCGCAGCCTGCTGATGCACGGCGCCGTAGGTACGGCCCTGGGCGGCGTATGCACCCTGGTAGGCGAACCGCAGAACCTGCTGATCGGCCATGAGATGGGTTGGCATTTCGCGGATTTCTTCCTGAAAGTCGCACCCGTCTCGCTACCGGTGCTGGTGGCTGGGCTGGCGACCTGTGTGATTCTGGAAAAATTGCGTTGGTTCGGCTATGGCACGCTGTTGCCGGACAATGTTCGCGCCGTGCTGGCTGATTATGCCGAGCAAGATAATCGCGAACGCACCTCACGCCAACGCGCGGCCCTGATCGTACAGGGCATCGCCGCGCTGATTCTGATCGTTGGCCTGGCCCTGCACATTGCTGAAGTCGGCCTGATCGGCCTGATGGTCATTGTGTTGATCACCGCGTTCACCGGAATCACCGACGAGCACCGGCTCGGCACTGCGTTCAAGGACGCCATGCCATTCACTGCGTTGCTGGTGGTGTTTTTTGCCGTGGTCGCGGTCATTCATGATCAGCAGCTGTTCACACCGCTTATCCAATGGGTCCTGGCCCTGCCCGCCGATCAGCAACCGGGCATGTTGTTCATCGCCAACGGCCTGCTGTCGGCCATCAGCGACAACGTCTTCGTGGCAACCATCTACATCACCGAAGTCAAGCAAGCCTTTGTTTCCGGACACATGAGCCGCGAACAGTTCGAGACCTTGGCGGTGGCCATCAACACAGGCACCAACCTGCCCAGCGTCGCCACGCCCAACGGCCAGGCCGCTTTCCTGTTCTTGCTGACTTCGGCAATTGCCCCGCTGATTCGCCTGTCCTATGGCCGGATGGTCTGGATGGCGGTGCCCTACACCGTGGTGATGGGCGGCTTGGGGTGGTATGCGGTGACGTACTGGCTATAG
- a CDS encoding AAA family ATPase has translation MKVVVLTGPESSGKSWLAAQLQEHFGGLRVDEYVRYFMEQNPRDTCLGDITEIASGQLAWEDAARAARPSLLILDTHLLSNILWSQTLFGDCPSWLEPALLARHYDLHLLLSPEQVEWTGDGLRCQPELEQRLKFFQAIEGWLVHHRQPFQVVGGDWGRRQAQVFAAVARLLET, from the coding sequence ATGAAGGTAGTGGTGCTGACCGGCCCGGAGTCCAGCGGCAAGAGCTGGCTCGCGGCGCAATTGCAGGAGCACTTCGGCGGCTTGCGGGTCGATGAATACGTTCGCTACTTCATGGAGCAAAATCCGCGCGATACCTGCCTGGGCGACATCACCGAAATCGCCAGCGGCCAACTGGCCTGGGAGGACGCCGCTCGCGCTGCTCGGCCGTCGTTGCTGATCCTCGATACGCACCTGCTGAGTAATATCCTCTGGAGCCAGACCTTGTTCGGAGATTGCCCGAGCTGGCTCGAACCGGCCTTGCTGGCGCGCCATTATGACCTGCACTTGCTGCTGAGCCCCGAACAGGTCGAATGGACCGGTGACGGCCTGCGCTGCCAGCCCGAACTTGAGCAACGGCTGAAGTTTTTTCAGGCCATCGAGGGTTGGCTGGTTCATCACCGGCAGCCATTTCAAGTGGTCGGAGGGGATTGGGGTCGTCGGCAGGCCCAGGTGTTCGCGGCCGTGGCCCGGCTGCTCGAAACCTGA
- a CDS encoding C39 family peptidase, which produces MRATALSLLLCMACVAEAAQMPVAALPGGMLVYKPVQSVRERKFSDIVEQKTDFSCGAAALATVLRQAYWLDVDEEHVIKGMLVNADQHLVRTQGFSMLDMKRYVETIGMRARGYRIPPEKLEAVTIPVVVLMEIRGYKHFVVLQRADKQWVYIGDPVLGHKRYTHDDFVKGWNGIVFAIVGPGYDKTNALRSPPQPLTARNKLDGFNPVRDAELMDFGFIQSDFF; this is translated from the coding sequence ATGCGTGCGACTGCCCTTTCCCTGCTGCTCTGCATGGCTTGCGTAGCTGAAGCCGCGCAGATGCCCGTCGCTGCCCTGCCAGGCGGCATGCTGGTCTACAAACCGGTGCAAAGCGTACGTGAGCGCAAGTTCAGCGACATCGTCGAGCAGAAAACCGATTTCAGTTGCGGCGCCGCCGCGCTGGCCACGGTGCTGCGCCAGGCCTATTGGCTGGACGTCGATGAAGAACACGTCATCAAGGGCATGCTGGTCAATGCCGACCAGCACCTGGTCCGCACCCAAGGGTTTTCCATGCTGGATATGAAGCGCTACGTGGAAACCATCGGCATGCGCGCCCGGGGCTACCGGATACCGCCCGAAAAACTCGAAGCGGTGACGATTCCGGTCGTGGTCCTGATGGAGATACGCGGCTACAAACATTTTGTGGTGTTGCAGCGGGCCGACAAGCAGTGGGTCTACATCGGCGACCCGGTGCTGGGCCACAAGCGCTACACCCATGATGATTTCGTAAAAGGCTGGAATGGCATCGTCTTTGCCATCGTCGGCCCGGGTTATGACAAGACCAATGCGTTGCGCAGCCCGCCTCAACCGCTGACGGCACGCAACAAACTGGACGGGTTCAACCCGGTCAGGGATGCGGAACTGATGGATTTCGGCTTCATACAGAGCGACTTTTTTTAA
- a CDS encoding Cof-type HAD-IIB family hydrolase, whose protein sequence is MSDLLKQPIRFLLSDMDGTLLLPDHSLNQRTIEAVRSLREAGVLFSLATGRPPRAMLQQIEALGVDLPTAAFNGGTLVHPDGSFLAVHYLPPEAALATLALYADQPGIEVWVFADGDWLVRDANGPMVPVETRGLGYPPVQVESFEPYLDRIDKIVATSANTDLLVELEARLHPLLKGQAQVSRSQPIYLDVTAMKANKGEALSTLAAFLEVPLEQTAAMGDGGNDPAMFHRAGLSIAMGQAEEAIKRQADVITAANTEDGAALAIERYILPR, encoded by the coding sequence ATGAGCGATCTGTTGAAACAGCCCATCCGCTTTTTGCTCAGTGACATGGACGGCACCCTGCTGCTGCCCGATCACAGCCTGAACCAGCGCACCATCGAAGCCGTGCGTTCGCTGCGCGAGGCCGGCGTGTTGTTCAGCCTCGCCACCGGGCGCCCGCCTCGGGCGATGCTGCAGCAGATCGAGGCCTTGGGCGTCGACCTGCCTACGGCCGCGTTCAATGGTGGCACGCTGGTACACCCGGACGGCAGCTTCCTGGCGGTTCATTACCTGCCGCCCGAGGCGGCCCTGGCCACGCTGGCGCTGTACGCCGACCAGCCAGGCATCGAGGTGTGGGTCTTTGCCGATGGCGATTGGCTGGTCCGTGACGCCAACGGTCCCATGGTGCCGGTGGAAACCCGTGGCCTGGGCTATCCGCCGGTGCAGGTGGAGAGTTTCGAGCCTTACCTGGACCGTATCGACAAGATCGTCGCCACCAGCGCCAACACGGATTTGTTGGTGGAGCTGGAGGCTCGGTTGCATCCGCTGCTCAAGGGCCAGGCCCAAGTGTCACGTTCGCAGCCGATCTACCTGGACGTCACGGCGATGAAAGCCAACAAGGGCGAAGCGCTGTCGACCCTGGCGGCATTCCTGGAGGTGCCGCTGGAACAGACGGCCGCCATGGGCGACGGCGGTAACGACCCGGCGATGTTCCATCGCGCGGGCTTGTCGATTGCCATGGGGCAGGCGGAGGAGGCGATCAAGCGTCAGGCCGACGTGATTACCGCAGCCAACACCGAAGATGGTGCGGCCCTGGCGATCGAGCGATACATCCTGCCACGCTGA